The Phacochoerus africanus isolate WHEZ1 chromosome X, ROS_Pafr_v1, whole genome shotgun sequence genome has a segment encoding these proteins:
- the PBDC1 gene encoding protein PBDC1 → MEATSGADELVSGELVSVAHALSLPAESYGNDPDIEMAWAMRAMQHAEVYYKLISSVDPQFLKLTKVDDQIYSEFRENFEKLRIDVLDPEELKSESAKEKWRPFCLKFNGIVEDFNYGTLLRLNCSQGYTEENTIFAPRIQFFAIEIARNREGYNKAVYATVQDKEEKGANNGGDKGADSGGEEKGANQEGEKEKTNKGGEKEK, encoded by the exons ATGGAGGCAACTAGTGGAGCTGATGAGCTG gttTCCGGGGAACTGGTGTCAGTGGCACACGCTCTTTCTCTCCCAGCGGAGTCTTATGGCAATGAT CCTGATATTGAGATGGCTTGGGCTATGAGAGCAATGCAGCATGCCGAAGTCTACTACAAA CTGATTTCATCAGTTGATCCACAGTTCCTGAAACTCACCAAAGTGGATGACCAAATCTATTCTGAGTTTCGGGAAAATTTTGAGAAACTCAGGATAGATGTATTAGACCCAGAAGAGCTCAAATCAGAATCAGCTAAAGAG AAGTGGAGACCATTTTGCTTGAAGTTTAATGGGATTGTAGAAGACTTCAACTATGGTACTTTGCTGAGACTGAACTGTTCTCAGGGCTACACTGAGGAAAACACTATCTTTG CCCCCCGGATACAATTTTTTGCCATTGAAATTGCTCGGAACCGGGAAGGTTATAACAAAGCAGTTTACGCTACTGTTCaggacaaagaagagaaaggagccaACAATGGAGGAGACAAAGGAGCTGACagtggaggagaagagaaaggagccaaccaagaaggagaaaaagagaaaaccaacaaaggaggagaaaaagagaagtaa
- the LOC125118052 gene encoding cytochrome b-c1 complex subunit 9-like yields MNCTQNLFSFYKLKNRVVLVLQWTDKAALTLTVRLYSLLFHWTSTFTLTIAVGALFFQHTFHQGPDAIYEHINLGKLWKHIKHKYENKE; encoded by the exons ATGAACTGCACCCAAA atttattttcattttataaattgaaaaacaGGGTGGTGCTAGTTCTGCAGTGGACAGACAAGGCTGCCCTGACATTGACTGTGAGGTTGTACTCCCTGCTGTTTCACTGGACCTCTACCTTCACCCTCACGATTGCTGTGGGTGCTCTATTCTTTCAGCACACCTTCCATCAAGGCCCAGATGCAATCTATGAACACATCAACCTGGGGAAGCTGTGGAAACACATTAAGCACAAGTATGAGAACAAGGAGTAG